The Polyangiaceae bacterium genomic interval CTGCCATGGCCGAGAAAATGGATCACGTGCGGGGTTTTACCGCGTCTGAGTTTGTCGAACAAAACGCGCGCGTTGATGGTGGGGCCCGAGATGGGGTCGAGCCATTCGATTTCGCCGGCGTCGATGGATGGAGCGAGCGCTTCGCGGAGCACGTTCATGGCGGTCGTTTCGGCACCGGGCGCAATGGCGAGCACGCGGACCGCGCCACGAACTTCGCGAGGTTGCCACGGTTCCGAAGAGCTCACGCCGCGAGCAACGACTAGCTTGGGGTCTGTCCCGAGAAACCCTTCCATCGTGCCGGGTTTGCAGAGTGCTTCCCAAGGCGTGGCGGCGAGCGTGCGGTCTTGTAGGAAGAGTCGAACGAGCAAGCGATCGTCCTTCGCGGCTTCGACCGAGCGTGCTAGGAGGTCGCGCAGCTCGCCCTGAAAAACGTCGCCGTAAAGGGCCTGCGCGACTTCGAGGGCGGGGGCGTCGAGGGGCTTGCCGGCTCGTATTGCGCGCCACACTTTGTTGCCGAGCGATTGGAGGGCGTCGAAGCCGCGTTCGGCGGCGAGCGTGTGAGCCGGGGGGCGCTCGCCGCGTCCGCCGCGTCCTCGGATGCGTACGTCCTCTCCGGATGTTTCGACGTCGATCTCGATCCACACAGGCTGGCCTCTGGTTCGAGCAGTTCACGCGTGTGGGCGGGCGAAGGCAAGCGTTTCTCGTCCAAAAGTGGTTGGCACCTTTTGAAGGGGCGGGGCGGTCGCAAAGGTGGTTGGCACCTTTTGGAGGGGGAGGGGCGGGGCGTTCCAAAAGTGGTTGGCACCTTTTGGAGGGGGAGGGGCGGGGCGTTCCAAAAGTGGCTGGCACCTTAGTTGTGTGAGATAGTTCACTTCATCAAAAGTGGTTGGCACCTTTTGAAGGGGCGCCCGTCCCAAAAGTGGTTGGCACCTTTTGAAGGGGCGCCCTCCCAAAAGTGGCTGGCACCTTGGTTGTGTGCGATGGCTCGCAACCTCAGTGGTTGGCACCTTCTGAACGCAGGCCCGGCGTCAACCTTGGCCCTTGACACCGCTCGCGTTTTCCGCAAATGCTTCGCACACGAAACATCCGTGGGCGCTCTATCTCCAGACACCAAGACCGAGGTCGATGCGATCGTCGAGACGATCATCTACCTCTACACCGAGTCCCGTCGGCTTACGAAGGGCATGGCGGCCCAGTTCGGCCTCACCGGCCCTCAGCTCACCGTCATCAAACTCCTCGAAGAGCTCGGTGATCTCTCACTTTCGTCGCTCTCCGAACGCATTCGAGCGCAAAACAGCACCGTCACCGGCATCATCGACCGCATGGAGCGCGAAGGGCTCGTCCGGCGCGAACGAAGCACCACCGACCGCCGCATGGTGTTCATTCGCCTCACGGACAAAGGCCGCGAGCTTGCACGCGGGATCGAAGTCGAGCCGCTCGAGATTTTCCGCAATGCGCTCACCAGTTTGCCCGAGCGCGACGTGGGCGAACTGCTGCGTATCCTCATGAAATTACAAAAGAATGTCCTCACCCGCGTCGAAGGGGCAACGGGCTTGGGGGCCGAGGTCGAGCGAGACAAAGTGCCCGACGTCGAGCGCGAAAAGGTCGAGAAGGTGGAGGAGTCATGAAAGAAAAACTATCGCATACGTTTACGGGTGAACCAAAATCGGCCGAGGGGCGTGATCCGGACGTTTGTGTCGTCACGTGTGCGGTGACCGGCGTTCTCGCCAATCGCCGTCAAAACCCAGGCATTCCGTACACGCCGGCTGAAATCGGCGAAGAATGCAAGCGCGCGTATGACGCGGGCGCGTCGGTCGTCCACATTCACGCGCGTAACGACGATGGCTCGCCCACGTTTTCCCCCGCAGTGTTTGCAAAAATCAAAGAAGAAGTCCGATCGCGCTGCCCGATTATTCTCAATTTCTCCACGGGCACGATCCTCGAAGACGTCACCGAGCAGTGCACGTACATTCGCGAGAGCAAGCCTGAAATCGCGGCGCTCAACATGGGCACCATGAATTATTCGAAGTATTCGCGCGCGCGGAAAAACTTCGATTTCGACATGATTTTTCCCAATACGTACGAAAAAATCATCAAGCTCCTCAAAGCGATGAACGACGCCGGCGTGAAGCCGGAGCTCGAATGTTTCGATACGGGGCACACGCACGGCATCTGGCCGCTGCTCGATATGGGCGTATTGAAAAAGCCCCTACAGTTTTCCTTCATCGTCAATGTGCTTGGAGGCATCCCGGCGCACGTCGAATCGCTCCAGCTTCAAACGAAAATCATGCCCGCCGGATCGGAATGGGAGGTCATTGGCATTAGCCACGGCGCATGGCGCATGCTCGCGACGGCGCTCGTGCTCGGCGGAAACATTCGCTGCGGCCTCGAGGACCATTTGTATTTGCCGAATGGCGAGATGGCCAAATCGAACGGCGAGCTCGTCGACCAGGCCGTACGTCTCGTGCGTGGCGTTGGTCGTCGTCCGGCGACCGTGGAAGAGGCGCGGCAAATTCTGTCGCTAGGGGCAGCGCAATGACCGAGCGGCAATACGGATTCATCGAGGTCTCCGGGAAAAACCATGGGGCCTTGTGGATCACGCTGAAAAACCCGGTCAAGAAAAACGCAATTGGTCCCGCGATGGTCAACGAGCTGCTTTGGGCACTCGAAGATGCATCCAAGGACGATTCCGTTCGTTCGATCGTCTTCACGGGAGCTGGGGACGCATTTTGCGCCGGAGGGGACTTCACGCAAATGGCATCGTCCGGCCCCGGATCGGAATTGCCTCCCAAGGGCGATTATGCCGATCTCTTGCTCGCAATTGCGAATTATCCCAAACCGCTCGTGGCTCGCGTCAATGGCCATGCCATGGGCGGAGGCCTGGGGCTCGTGGCGGCATGTCATTTTGCCGTTGCGTCGCGAAATGCAAAATTGGGCACGCCGGAAATCAATGTCGGGCTCTTTCCGATGATGATCATGGCGGTGCTCGCGAGGGTCGTGCCGCAACGGCGCCTCATTGAAATGATGCTTTTCGGCGAACGAATGGACGCCGATGCTGCAGCCGCCATTGGGATCGTTGGCAAAGCCGTCGATGCCGACGCGCTCGATGCCGAAATCGAGCGCATTACGCAAAACATCGCGTCGAAGAGCCCCATCACCGTGCGCCTTGGCCTCGAAGCGTTTGCAGCGCAAGCCGATCTTGCGCTTGCCGATGCATTGCCGCTCCTTCGCGGACGTCTTGGCGCCGTGCTCGGCACGGACGATGCGCGCGAGGGCCTCATGGCATTCTTGGAAAAACGTCCACCGAAGTGGACTGGAAAATGACGCGATAGAAACGAGAGGTGTGACGTGGACATGCGTGCGCTTTTGAAGGACCTCGAAGCCCGCCGCGCGGAAGTGCGCAAAATGGGCGGCGACGACAAAGTTGCCAAACAGCATTCGCGCGGAAAATTGTCCGCTCGCGAGCGACTAACGGCATTTTTCGACGACGGCGTGTTTTTCGAGGTCGGCATGCATGGCACCCAAATGGGGCTCTCTGCAGGTTCCGACGGCAAAGACAGACCAGCCGCCGATGCCGTCGTTTGCGCCTTTGGCAAAGTCGACGGAAGAATGGTTTGCTCGGCAGCGTACGACTTCACGGTCAAGGGCGGAAGCATTGGTCACACCGGAGAAGAAAAAGTCACGCGTCTGCGCCAAATGGCGCTTCGCGGGCGCTGGCCCATGGTGTGGTTCATCGATTCCGCGGGCGCTCGAATCGACCCAGGTTCGACCCACCCCGATATGATTTCCTTGTTTGCCGGAAGCGGACACCTTTTTCGCGAACAAGTCATCATGAGCGGCGTCGTTCCTCAAGTTGCCGCAATGGTGGGTCCTGGCGCCGCCGGAACGGCCTATATCCCGGGCCTCGCCGATTTCGTTCCCATGGTCAAAGACATTGGATCCATGGCGCTCGGCGGGCCACCGCTCGTCAAAGCAATGACCGGCGAGGACATTTCCGAGCAGGAGCTCGGCGGATCAAAGGTGCATTGTACGAAAAGTGGAGTAGGCGATGGAGAATACAAAACCGACGCGGATTGTATTCTTGCAATCAAGAAATACTTGTCGTATTTCCCATCGCATTGCGAAGAACAGCCGCCGCATTTGCCGGTGACGGATCCGGTGGATCGTCGCGAGGAATCGCTCCTCGATCTGCTGCCCGAGAATCCGCGTCGCGCGTACGACATGTACAAGCTCGTCACGGCGATCGTGGATCACGGAGAAATCCTCGACATCAAGCCGCGTTTTGCTCGACAGATCATCACGTGTCTTGCGCGTATCGGTGGGCAAAGCGTGGGGATCGTGGCGAATCAGCCGAACCACATGGGCGGCGTGCTCGATGTCGATTCATCCGACAAAGCCGCGCGATTCATGCAAATCTGCAACGCCTTTGGCATCCCGCTCGTGTTCCTGCAAGACGTGCCCGGATTCATGATTGGGTCCAAAGTCGAGCATGAAGG includes:
- a CDS encoding MarR family transcriptional regulator, with the translated sequence MARNLSGWHLLNAGPASTLALDTARVFRKCFAHETSVGALSPDTKTEVDAIVETIIYLYTESRRLTKGMAAQFGLTGPQLTVIKLLEELGDLSLSSLSERIRAQNSTVTGIIDRMEREGLVRRERSTTDRRMVFIRLTDKGRELARGIEVEPLEIFRNALTSLPERDVGELLRILMKLQKNVLTRVEGATGLGAEVERDKVPDVEREKVEKVEES
- a CDS encoding 3-keto-5-aminohexanoate cleavage protein; the protein is MKEKLSHTFTGEPKSAEGRDPDVCVVTCAVTGVLANRRQNPGIPYTPAEIGEECKRAYDAGASVVHIHARNDDGSPTFSPAVFAKIKEEVRSRCPIILNFSTGTILEDVTEQCTYIRESKPEIAALNMGTMNYSKYSRARKNFDFDMIFPNTYEKIIKLLKAMNDAGVKPELECFDTGHTHGIWPLLDMGVLKKPLQFSFIVNVLGGIPAHVESLQLQTKIMPAGSEWEVIGISHGAWRMLATALVLGGNIRCGLEDHLYLPNGEMAKSNGELVDQAVRLVRGVGRRPATVEEARQILSLGAAQ
- a CDS encoding enoyl-CoA hydratase/isomerase family protein — its product is MTERQYGFIEVSGKNHGALWITLKNPVKKNAIGPAMVNELLWALEDASKDDSVRSIVFTGAGDAFCAGGDFTQMASSGPGSELPPKGDYADLLLAIANYPKPLVARVNGHAMGGGLGLVAACHFAVASRNAKLGTPEINVGLFPMMIMAVLARVVPQRRLIEMMLFGERMDADAAAAIGIVGKAVDADALDAEIERITQNIASKSPITVRLGLEAFAAQADLALADALPLLRGRLGAVLGTDDAREGLMAFLEKRPPKWTGK
- a CDS encoding acyl-CoA carboxylase subunit beta, producing MRALLKDLEARRAEVRKMGGDDKVAKQHSRGKLSARERLTAFFDDGVFFEVGMHGTQMGLSAGSDGKDRPAADAVVCAFGKVDGRMVCSAAYDFTVKGGSIGHTGEEKVTRLRQMALRGRWPMVWFIDSAGARIDPGSTHPDMISLFAGSGHLFREQVIMSGVVPQVAAMVGPGAAGTAYIPGLADFVPMVKDIGSMALGGPPLVKAMTGEDISEQELGGSKVHCTKSGVGDGEYKTDADCILAIKKYLSYFPSHCEEQPPHLPVTDPVDRREESLLDLLPENPRRAYDMYKLVTAIVDHGEILDIKPRFARQIITCLARIGGQSVGIVANQPNHMGGVLDVDSSDKAARFMQICNAFGIPLVFLQDVPGFMIGSKVEHEGIIRHGAKMLHVMSAATVPKVTVVVRKAYGAGYYVMCGRAYEPDLIVGWPTAEISVMGPEGMLGIAARKLFGDAAPPPEVKQQIIDMIQRNIDVTKVAGWGLIDDIIDPRDTRRAIAWGLELARHKRIERPYKKHGIIPV